Proteins co-encoded in one uncultured Bacteroides sp. genomic window:
- a CDS encoding FecR domain-containing protein, with the protein MTSNNNTHKDALKRFIDGFYTKEDVENLFFPTTSDQTKHDIASEMDQVWNETELFALTESDTQAYKCEAQELLKRIQRKKLRFYIAPLIKYAAIVLFIISASLAVYYYADEFMSQNIRYTEIMIGNGEKKQIELPDGTKVMLNSGSYLKYPNRFVGNDRKIEIDGEAFFNVTHDKSKPFIIKAEGANIKVLGTSFNVKAYKKDELLSVSVKTGKVQVDMHEAMMRLNPNEQVVLNKQSGEFSKRIEKIDQATAWMKGELYFDKAPIKSVVRELCRIYNCEIIFEPGIKFDDYIYGEHDNKNLKSVLESIQFATGIKYRNENGKIILYK; encoded by the coding sequence ATGACATCAAACAATAATACTCATAAGGATGCATTAAAAAGATTCATTGACGGCTTTTATACAAAAGAAGATGTCGAAAATCTATTCTTTCCAACTACTTCCGATCAGACGAAGCATGATATTGCATCGGAAATGGATCAGGTCTGGAACGAAACCGAACTATTTGCATTAACAGAATCTGATACTCAGGCTTATAAATGTGAAGCACAAGAGCTATTGAAACGAATTCAGAGAAAAAAGTTACGTTTCTATATTGCTCCTCTAATTAAATATGCTGCAATTGTTCTATTTATAATATCTGCCAGTCTGGCTGTCTATTATTATGCAGATGAGTTTATGTCACAAAATATTCGCTATACCGAAATTATGATTGGAAATGGAGAGAAAAAACAGATAGAACTACCTGATGGAACAAAAGTAATGCTTAATTCAGGTTCTTACTTAAAATATCCGAATCGGTTTGTAGGAAATGACAGAAAAATTGAGATAGACGGGGAGGCTTTTTTTAATGTGACTCATGACAAATCAAAACCGTTTATTATCAAAGCTGAAGGAGCAAATATTAAAGTATTGGGAACCTCCTTTAATGTAAAAGCTTATAAAAAAGACGAACTGCTCTCAGTCAGTGTAAAAACCGGAAAGGTGCAGGTTGATATGCATGAAGCTATGATGCGGTTGAATCCTAACGAACAAGTAGTTCTAAATAAGCAAAGCGGTGAATTTTCCAAACGTATTGAAAAAATTGATCAGGCAACTGCCTGGATGAAGGGGGAACTTTATTTTGATAAAGCACCGATTAAAAGCGTAGTACGCGAACTTTGCCGAATCTATAACTGTGAAATAATATTTGAACCTGGTATAAAATTTGATGATTACATATATGGCGAACATGATAATAAAAATCTTAAATCTGTTCTTGAGTCCATTCAATTCGCTACCGGCATTAAATACCGAAATGAAAACGGAAAGATCATATTATATAAATAG
- a CDS encoding sodium-translocating pyrophosphatase, with product MNKLMKFFFLTCMLLGLCLNAQASEADLAIPDLHQGTYHIFGGAVSSWDFLFYGAMIIVGTLGFSLFLFHQIKKLRAHDSMLKVAAIIYATCRTYLLQQGKFLLMLFSIVGAILCIYFFGLLGKPFFVVMEVLLFSIIGMLGSYSVAWYGIRVNTYANARTAFASLRAKPLDVVNIPLKAGMSVGLFLISLELVMMVVILLFVPRDRVGICFLGFAIGESLGASALRIAGGIFTKIADIGSDLMKVIFKVKEDDPRNPGVIADCTGDNAGDSVGPTADGFETYGVTGVALITFITLAINNPEIQAKLIVWIFGMRFLMDFLSGCSFFINQAISKKLYANKKDFNFEAPLMRLIWIAAILCISVSFFMSHLLLSDLSNTTLWWKLAIIISCGTLAAVLIPEFTKMFTSSKSNHVQEIVTASREGGASLNILSGIVTGYLSAFWTGLLIVALMTIAYFTSEQGLVEILGPHASIFAFGLVAFGFLCMGPVTIAVDSYGPVTDNAQSVFELSQIEQIPGISESIEKDFGFTPNFEVGKHFLEANDSAGNTFKATAKPVLIGTAVVGATTMIFSIILLLEKVGMLKLSLTDAPVILGLICGGAVIFWFSGASMQAVTTGAYRAVEFIKKNFNMDKTEADIEDSKAVVKICTQYAQKGMWNIFIALISLTLSFAFMDPNFFVAYLVSIAVFGLFQAIFMANAGGSWDNAKKVVEVDLKEKNTPLHEAVVVGDTVGDPFKDTSSVSLNPIIKFSTLFGLLATEICIEMKRNPSFDYSMYIAIPFLILSLIFVWRSFYGMRIPVEKKKSKVSSEESFRESLKESTKKNYVDEIVADGSCVLGSETVPVEKKK from the coding sequence ATGAATAAACTCATGAAATTTTTCTTCTTAACATGTATGTTATTGGGACTTTGTTTGAACGCGCAGGCAAGTGAGGCTGATTTAGCAATACCAGACCTGCATCAAGGTACTTACCATATTTTTGGTGGGGCAGTATCTTCCTGGGATTTTCTGTTTTATGGAGCTATGATTATTGTTGGAACGTTGGGATTCAGTTTGTTCCTGTTCCATCAAATTAAGAAACTAAGAGCTCATGATTCTATGCTGAAAGTAGCTGCAATTATTTATGCAACCTGCCGCACTTATTTACTTCAGCAAGGCAAATTTCTTTTAATGCTTTTTTCGATTGTAGGTGCGATTCTCTGCATATACTTCTTTGGGCTGTTGGGAAAACCATTTTTTGTGGTTATGGAGGTACTGCTGTTTTCTATCATTGGTATGCTGGGATCATATAGTGTGGCCTGGTACGGAATTCGTGTGAATACCTATGCGAACGCACGTACAGCTTTTGCTTCTTTGAGGGCAAAGCCTCTTGATGTGGTAAATATACCTTTAAAAGCTGGTATGAGTGTGGGACTTTTTCTGATTTCTCTGGAACTGGTAATGATGGTTGTTATATTGTTGTTTGTTCCGCGTGACAGAGTAGGGATCTGTTTCCTGGGATTTGCCATTGGCGAATCTTTGGGTGCAAGTGCTTTACGTATTGCCGGAGGTATCTTTACCAAAATTGCTGATATCGGTTCAGATTTAATGAAAGTAATTTTCAAAGTGAAGGAAGACGATCCTCGTAATCCGGGTGTAATTGCTGACTGTACAGGTGATAATGCCGGAGATAGTGTAGGACCAACTGCTGATGGTTTTGAAACTTATGGAGTAACCGGTGTGGCATTAATCACATTTATTACTCTTGCCATAAATAATCCTGAAATACAGGCTAAGTTGATTGTGTGGATTTTCGGTATGCGTTTTTTAATGGATTTTCTTTCCGGATGTTCTTTCTTTATTAATCAGGCCATTTCAAAGAAACTTTATGCAAATAAAAAAGATTTCAATTTTGAAGCTCCCCTGATGCGTTTAATCTGGATTGCAGCTATTCTCTGTATCTCTGTCAGCTTTTTCATGAGCCATTTGTTATTGTCTGACTTATCTAATACTACTCTTTGGTGGAAACTTGCTATTATTATCAGTTGTGGAACTTTGGCTGCAGTACTGATTCCTGAATTCACTAAGATGTTTACTAGTTCAAAATCAAATCACGTACAGGAAATTGTAACTGCTTCACGCGAAGGTGGTGCATCTTTAAATATCCTTTCAGGTATTGTAACCGGTTATTTAAGCGCTTTCTGGACAGGATTGCTTATTGTCGCTTTAATGACAATCGCATATTTTACTTCAGAACAGGGTCTGGTTGAAATACTAGGTCCTCATGCTTCGATCTTTGCTTTTGGATTAGTTGCCTTTGGATTTTTATGTATGGGACCTGTTACCATTGCGGTTGATAGTTATGGGCCTGTAACGGATAATGCACAGTCGGTATTTGAGCTCTCACAAATTGAGCAAATTCCTGGCATCAGCGAATCTATTGAGAAAGATTTTGGTTTTACTCCCAATTTTGAAGTAGGTAAACATTTTCTTGAAGCCAATGACTCTGCCGGAAATACATTCAAGGCAACAGCTAAACCTGTGTTGATTGGTACAGCAGTTGTTGGCGCAACGACCATGATCTTCTCTATTATCTTATTGCTTGAGAAAGTGGGAATGCTTAAACTGTCTCTCACGGATGCACCGGTCATTCTTGGTTTGATTTGCGGAGGCGCAGTGATTTTCTGGTTTAGTGGAGCTTCCATGCAAGCAGTTACTACCGGAGCTTATCGTGCGGTGGAATTTATTAAGAAGAACTTTAATATGGATAAGACTGAAGCAGATATTGAGGATTCTAAAGCGGTTGTGAAGATCTGTACTCAATATGCCCAAAAAGGAATGTGGAACATATTTATAGCATTGATCTCTCTTACCCTCTCTTTCGCCTTTATGGATCCTAATTTCTTTGTAGCTTATCTGGTTTCTATTGCTGTATTCGGATTATTTCAGGCTATCTTTATGGCTAATGCAGGCGGTAGCTGGGATAATGCCAAGAAAGTGGTGGAAGTAGATCTAAAAGAGAAAAACACACCTTTGCATGAAGCTGTTGTTGTGGGTGATACTGTTGGTGATCCATTTAAAGATACTTCGTCTGTCTCATTGAATCCTATCATTAAGTTCTCAACGTTGTTCGGACTGCTTGCTACAGAAATTTGTATTGAGATGAAACGTAATCCGAGCTTCGATTATTCCATGTATATTGCGATTCCATTCTTGATTCTCAGTCTAATCTTTGTATGGCGGTCATTCTATGGAATGAGAATCCCTGTAGAGAAAAAAAAGAGCAAGGTAAGTAGCGAGGAAAGTTTCAGAGAGAGTCTCAAGGAGAGTACTAAGAAAAATTATGTTGATGAGATTGTTGCCGATGGATCGTGTGTTCTAGGTAGCGAAACAGTTCCTGTAGAGAAAAAGAAATGA
- a CDS encoding phenylalanine--tRNA ligase beta subunit-related protein — protein sequence MFTLKVSEEIRTACPDYNGAVIYATVKNFPFSDGLWEKIDAAAADYKTTHQIDEVKKNPHILATRNAYKKFGKDPNRYRPSAEALCRRILRDLPLYKIDTLVDLINLVSIRTGYSIGGFDARKISGDVLELGVGRADEPFEGIGRGMLNIEGLPVYRDATGGIGTPTSDNERTKLSVETTQLLAIINGYSGKDGLTEAVAYMQSLLREFAASDGGEVIYF from the coding sequence ATGTTTACGCTTAAAGTATCTGAAGAAATCCGCACTGCTTGTCCCGATTACAATGGTGCGGTTATCTATGCAACGGTGAAGAACTTTCCCTTTAGCGATGGGTTGTGGGAAAAGATAGATGCGGCAGCTGCAGATTATAAAACGACTCATCAGATCGATGAAGTTAAAAAGAATCCTCATATACTTGCCACGCGTAATGCCTACAAGAAGTTTGGAAAAGATCCTAATCGTTATCGTCCGTCAGCTGAAGCTCTTTGCAGAAGAATACTCAGAGACTTGCCACTCTACAAAATAGATACTTTGGTTGATCTTATTAATCTGGTATCTATTCGTACCGGATACTCCATTGGAGGTTTTGATGCGCGGAAAATTTCAGGGGATGTTCTTGAACTGGGCGTAGGAAGAGCTGATGAGCCTTTTGAAGGTATAGGAAGAGGTATGCTCAATATTGAAGGGCTACCTGTTTACCGTGATGCAACTGGAGGTATTGGCACGCCAACCAGTGATAACGAGCGAACCAAGTTATCAGTGGAAACCACTCAGTTGCTTGCTATAATCAATGGTTATAGCGGAAAAGACGGATTAACCGAAGCTGTGGCTTACATGCAATCTTTACTTCGGGAGTTTGCCGCATCAGATGGCGGTGAGGTGATCTATTTCTGA
- a CDS encoding SusC/RagA family TonB-linked outer membrane protein yields MNLHKLQRRNVICSVALFVFLIVFRAQPITAQSPQLERITISVEKTPVEKVFKDITKQTNIKFFYGESVVSSNLTVNLSFNKASLSSVLSEITSQTNLHFIRENNTISVSKNKPNDASKKAGEKKNKISGKITDEKGEPIIGANIIEKGTLNGTVTDIDGNYSIEISNPTLIVSYIGYITKVVAVNKKMKVDVALQEDNKVLSEVIVTALGIKREEKALGFSVQKIKGEDISTVKGVSLTSSLTGKVAGMLISNSTELSEKPTISLRGAAPLIVIDGVAYGNMSLEDISADDIESMDVLKGATASALYGQRGSYGAIMVTTKKGEEGKLSVNISNNTMFSAGYLTLPKVQSSYSTGNYGTMEYSSGYVWGDYMDGHEVVQYDPISMTYKSMPLVSKGKNNLSNFFRNSMVTNTNVNISQKSKMGGFRVSATQIHDQDQYPNTDLDKYLVNGGGNIDYKNLKIDASFGYKKEKSPNMPITNYGNGNILYNMLIWGGTEYDIRDFKNYWKVKDQQENWGFSDWYDNPYYLVNERLKTQDYNLFNANLTLNYKITDKINATFRSGFDNYNNENESRTPMGDSSSKKGYYDFSSYSGYSFNNDFMVNGDFKWKEFTLKAVAGASTFYYKNSSNGGYVRGGLSIPGFYSLNSSIDRPGVWKSLTQKAQYSVYGKAEMSWKNSLFVDVTGRNDWSSTLPSNSRSYFYPSVATSFLPTQFYNPFKGVLDFWKIRGSWTMAKKDLGVYESNMTYGVSVDQWDGLSTSAYPNALRNPKIKPETESSYEFGTDFRFFNNRLGLDYTYFNKLRYNRTVYAQVSQSSGFSSMVTNSQEQLDQRGMELTLHGKPIVTKDFTWEATFNYSFWHWYYDQLDPNYSSQDPRLQKGDRCDKFFAIDWERDHEGNIVHQAGIPVKNKYTTVIGNYDPKFILGFSNHFQYKNFDLNISLDGRFGGLMYSWTEQALWNSGAHPDSDNKWRYDEVVNGKQNYIGNGVKVVSGSAKYDPYGKVLEDTRVFAPNDVQVSYQNYIQNYNANPWDHQALHNIKDATFIKLREVALNYSMPTSIVSKLSMKKLSFGIIGQNLLLWTKEFKFSDPDRGLENLNSPTQRYIGFNINVTL; encoded by the coding sequence ATGAATTTACACAAATTACAAAGACGAAATGTGATTTGTTCTGTTGCCCTTTTTGTTTTTTTAATAGTTTTCAGGGCACAGCCAATAACAGCGCAATCACCACAGTTAGAAAGAATTACCATTTCTGTAGAAAAAACACCTGTTGAAAAAGTATTTAAAGATATTACTAAACAAACCAATATTAAGTTTTTCTACGGAGAAAGTGTGGTAAGCTCAAATCTTACAGTTAACCTATCTTTTAATAAAGCTTCTTTAAGTTCTGTTTTATCAGAAATAACGTCCCAAACAAATCTTCACTTCATACGGGAAAATAATACAATTTCGGTTAGTAAAAACAAACCGAATGATGCCTCGAAAAAAGCAGGTGAGAAGAAGAATAAAATATCAGGGAAAATAACAGATGAAAAAGGAGAACCTATCATCGGAGCAAATATTATTGAAAAGGGAACCTTAAACGGTACCGTAACTGATATTGATGGGAACTATTCCATTGAAATAAGCAATCCTACATTAATTGTATCTTACATTGGATATATAACTAAAGTAGTTGCTGTAAATAAAAAAATGAAAGTTGATGTCGCACTTCAAGAAGACAACAAAGTACTGAGTGAAGTGATAGTGACCGCTTTAGGTATCAAACGCGAAGAAAAAGCACTGGGATTCTCTGTGCAGAAAATAAAAGGAGAAGATATATCCACAGTAAAAGGCGTTAGCTTAACTTCCAGTCTTACCGGTAAAGTGGCTGGAATGTTGATATCTAACAGTACGGAATTATCTGAAAAACCGACGATCAGTTTGAGAGGTGCTGCTCCGTTAATTGTTATCGATGGGGTAGCTTACGGAAATATGTCATTAGAAGATATCAGTGCCGACGATATTGAAAGTATGGATGTTTTAAAGGGAGCCACTGCTTCGGCTTTATACGGACAACGAGGAAGTTATGGTGCGATCATGGTAACTACAAAAAAGGGAGAAGAAGGTAAACTGAGTGTCAATATTTCAAATAACACTATGTTTAGCGCCGGATACCTCACATTGCCCAAAGTACAATCTTCATATAGTACCGGTAATTATGGGACTATGGAATATAGCAGTGGTTATGTTTGGGGTGATTACATGGATGGTCACGAAGTTGTGCAATATGATCCGATCTCTATGACTTATAAGTCAATGCCTCTTGTTTCTAAAGGAAAAAATAATCTGTCAAATTTCTTTCGGAACAGTATGGTTACCAATACAAATGTAAACATTTCCCAGAAAAGCAAAATGGGAGGGTTCAGAGTATCTGCTACCCAGATTCATGACCAAGATCAATACCCTAATACAGATTTAGACAAATATCTGGTGAACGGTGGTGGAAATATTGATTATAAGAACCTTAAAATTGATGCCAGCTTTGGGTATAAGAAGGAGAAATCACCTAATATGCCTATAACCAATTATGGCAATGGTAATATCTTATATAACATGTTGATTTGGGGTGGAACCGAATATGACATACGTGATTTTAAAAATTACTGGAAAGTAAAAGATCAGCAAGAAAACTGGGGCTTCTCGGATTGGTATGATAATCCTTATTATCTTGTAAACGAACGATTGAAGACACAGGATTATAATCTGTTTAATGCGAATCTTACGTTAAATTATAAGATCACAGATAAAATTAATGCAACATTCCGTTCTGGATTTGACAATTATAATAATGAGAACGAGAGTCGTACCCCTATGGGAGATAGTTCTTCAAAAAAAGGTTACTACGATTTTTCCAGCTATTCTGGTTATAGTTTCAATAATGACTTTATGGTTAATGGAGACTTTAAATGGAAAGAGTTTACACTAAAAGCTGTAGCAGGTGCTTCTACTTTTTATTATAAGAATAGTTCCAATGGTGGATATGTAAGAGGAGGTTTATCTATTCCAGGATTTTATTCTTTGAATTCATCTATTGATCGTCCGGGTGTTTGGAAATCTCTTACGCAAAAGGCACAGTATAGTGTTTATGGAAAGGCAGAAATGTCTTGGAAGAATAGTCTGTTTGTTGATGTAACAGGACGTAACGATTGGTCGTCTACGTTGCCATCAAATTCACGTTCTTATTTCTATCCGTCTGTAGCTACCAGTTTCCTTCCCACTCAATTTTATAATCCGTTTAAGGGAGTTCTTGACTTCTGGAAAATCAGAGGATCCTGGACTATGGCTAAAAAAGATTTAGGTGTATACGAAAGTAATATGACTTACGGTGTTTCGGTAGATCAGTGGGACGGTTTGTCAACTTCTGCTTATCCTAACGCACTTCGTAACCCTAAGATCAAACCGGAAACAGAAAGTTCTTATGAATTCGGAACTGATTTCAGATTCTTCAATAACCGGTTGGGTCTTGATTATACATATTTTAATAAATTGCGTTACAATCGTACAGTATATGCTCAGGTTTCGCAATCATCTGGATTTTCTTCCATGGTTACTAATTCGCAAGAACAATTAGACCAACGGGGTATGGAACTTACTCTTCACGGTAAACCTATTGTCACAAAAGACTTCACATGGGAAGCAACCTTTAACTATTCATTCTGGCATTGGTATTATGATCAGCTAGATCCTAATTACAGTTCTCAGGATCCACGTTTGCAAAAAGGAGACCGATGTGATAAATTCTTTGCTATAGATTGGGAACGCGATCATGAAGGGAACATTGTTCATCAGGCTGGTATTCCTGTTAAAAATAAATACACAACTGTGATCGGGAACTATGATCCTAAATTTATTCTTGGATTTTCAAATCATTTCCAGTATAAGAACTTCGATCTGAATATTTCGTTAGACGGAAGATTTGGGGGATTAATGTATTCATGGACCGAACAAGCCTTGTGGAACTCAGGCGCACATCCCGACAGTGATAATAAGTGGCGATATGATGAAGTGGTTAATGGAAAGCAGAACTATATAGGAAATGGAGTAAAAGTAGTAAGTGGTTCAGCAAAATACGATCCTTATGGTAAAGTATTGGAAGACACCCGTGTCTTTGCTCCCAACGATGTTCAGGTATCCTATCAGAATTATATACAGAACTACAACGCCAATCCATGGGATCATCAAGCACTACATAATATTAAGGATGCAACTTTTATCAAGTTAAGAGAAGTCGCCTTGAATTATTCTATGCCAACTTCAATTGTAAGCAAATTATCCATGAAGAAGTTAAGCTTCGGTATTATTGGGCAAAACCTTTTGTTGTGGACTAAAGAATTTAAGTTCTCTGATCCTGATCGTGGACTCGAAAACTTAAACTCTCCTACTCAGAGATATATAGGGTTCAATATTAATGTTACGTTATAA
- a CDS encoding SIMPL domain-containing protein (The SIMPL domain is named for its presence in mouse protein SIMPL (signalling molecule that associates with mouse pelle-like kinase). Bacterial member BP26, from Brucella, was shown to assemble into a channel-like structure, while YggE from E. coli has been associated with resistance to oxidative stress.) has protein sequence MKNWMKEAAIIALGLFLLGICIRNGINDFKDKDRVVSVKGLAELEVPANKVIWPLMFKDLGNDLPTLYNNIKAKNNTIVSFLKSKGITEKEISISAPEIIDMQAERYTADKTSPFRYNITSVITVTSDKVSKVRNMMREQSELLKQGIALTGGDYRYNITYDFTKLNEVKPQMIENATKNARLAAEKFAKDSDSKLGKIKTANQGQFSITDRDANTPYIKSVRVVTTVDYYLED, from the coding sequence ATGAAGAACTGGATGAAAGAAGCTGCTATTATTGCTCTTGGATTATTTCTTTTAGGAATTTGTATCAGGAATGGAATTAATGATTTTAAGGATAAAGACCGTGTGGTCAGTGTAAAAGGACTGGCGGAACTGGAGGTTCCTGCCAATAAAGTAATTTGGCCATTGATGTTTAAAGATCTGGGTAATGATCTTCCAACTCTCTATAACAATATCAAAGCAAAGAATAATACCATTGTGAGTTTCCTGAAATCTAAAGGAATTACTGAAAAAGAAATCAGCATTTCTGCTCCTGAAATTATTGATATGCAAGCCGAACGATATACTGCTGATAAGACTTCTCCTTTTCGCTATAATATAACTTCTGTAATTACTGTTACTTCGGATAAGGTGAGCAAGGTGCGTAACATGATGAGAGAACAAAGTGAACTGTTAAAACAAGGAATCGCTCTTACGGGAGGTGATTATCGTTATAATATAACTTATGATTTTACGAAACTAAACGAGGTTAAGCCTCAGATGATTGAGAATGCTACCAAGAATGCCCGTCTGGCTGCCGAGAAGTTTGCTAAGGACTCAGATAGCAAACTGGGGAAAATTAAAACGGCAAATCAGGGACAGTTCTCCATCACTGACCGGGATGCTAATACCCCTTATATAAAAAGCGTGCGCGTAGTAACCACTGTTGACTACTATCTGGAAGACTGA
- a CDS encoding RNA polymerase sigma-70 factor, translating into MMERAELEKELVERLIEGDESAFCELYALYKNKLMYFAMKFLKSREFAEDVFQDAFAAIWQNRRFLNPGMPFSSYIYTIVRNRVLNLLSTLECDRRLKESILSSAIELDDDASESLQNDDIRGIIDKALQSLTPRQSKVFTMSRKQFMSHKEIAAELGISVYTVQQHISESLKTIRAYLSKYSDIYSDIIILLFFFNS; encoded by the coding sequence ATGATGGAAAGAGCTGAATTAGAAAAAGAATTAGTTGAAAGACTAATAGAAGGAGACGAATCTGCTTTTTGTGAATTGTATGCTTTGTATAAAAACAAATTGATGTATTTCGCAATGAAGTTCCTTAAGTCACGGGAATTCGCTGAAGATGTTTTTCAGGACGCTTTTGCTGCTATCTGGCAAAACCGGAGGTTCCTTAATCCGGGAATGCCATTTTCAAGCTATATCTACACAATTGTCCGCAACCGTGTTTTAAATCTACTAAGTACTCTTGAATGCGACAGAAGGCTTAAAGAATCCATCCTTTCTTCAGCAATAGAATTAGATGACGATGCCAGCGAGTCTCTGCAAAATGATGATATCAGAGGAATCATCGATAAAGCACTACAGTCTCTTACTCCTCGGCAAAGCAAGGTTTTTACAATGAGCCGAAAGCAATTTATGTCTCATAAGGAAATAGCAGCAGAACTGGGAATATCTGTGTATACTGTACAACAACATATTTCTGAGTCTCTTAAAACAATACGTGCTTATCTCTCCAAGTATTCTGACATATATTCAGACATAATCATTCTTCTTTTCTTTTTTAATTCATAA
- a CDS encoding SusD/RagB family nutrient-binding outer membrane lipoprotein produces MKKIAFILMSLLLVACGDFDEINTNPDSTTSVTPEFLATNLILNITASSSNKAFLHDSWLMKSTGYTELMENYVYNKFDRADFGSYSQLISADKMLKLVEEDKTRTEGEANAFRGFNLFVQALTFYNETMALGDVPCSESLKGESEGLFMPKYDTQEDVFYTILKDLEQSADYFNKATTFKGDFVYNGDPNKWMRTVNSFTLRVLSMLSKKDKVKDIVVKNMFETVAQQPLIENEGTSLQRTYSDKSSQRYPFYYEQNMFWVYPVMSSFLVNMMKDLNDYRLFYYAEPAVVLASNGESSFDAYSGVDPVMENGRAQVECSEGKHSLINRRYHRVASCEPIKEIAYSEMQFVLAEAALNGWKTPLTAKEHYEKGVKAAMTFTAKYTPQAYTHGVAIDDAYIDAYLKGKAAFNANESKEVLMEKIFNQKYIASFLQLAWNSYFDYRRTGFPKIPINPETNMNEVKTKMPVRWMYPESEYSVNRTNIEEAIKRQYNGSDTPNDVMWLLK; encoded by the coding sequence ATGAAAAAAATAGCATTCATACTAATGTCTCTGCTTCTGGTAGCGTGCGGAGACTTCGATGAGATAAACACTAATCCAGACTCAACAACTTCTGTTACTCCGGAATTCCTTGCTACAAATTTGATTCTTAATATAACCGCGTCGTCTAGTAATAAAGCATTTCTTCATGATTCATGGCTTATGAAAAGCACTGGTTATACAGAACTTATGGAAAATTATGTGTATAATAAGTTTGATCGTGCTGACTTTGGGAGTTATAGCCAGTTGATTAGTGCCGATAAAATGCTGAAACTCGTAGAAGAAGATAAAACACGAACTGAAGGTGAAGCAAATGCATTCCGTGGTTTTAATCTTTTTGTTCAGGCATTAACATTTTACAATGAAACGATGGCATTGGGAGATGTACCTTGCTCTGAATCCTTAAAAGGAGAATCAGAAGGTCTGTTTATGCCCAAATATGATACACAAGAAGATGTGTTTTATACCATATTAAAAGATTTGGAACAATCAGCAGACTATTTTAACAAGGCGACTACTTTTAAGGGCGATTTTGTATATAATGGCGATCCTAATAAATGGATGCGGACTGTTAACAGTTTTACCTTACGTGTACTGAGTATGCTAAGCAAAAAGGATAAGGTAAAAGATATTGTAGTAAAAAATATGTTTGAGACAGTAGCGCAACAACCTCTTATTGAGAATGAAGGTACCAGTTTGCAGCGTACTTATTCAGATAAAAGTAGTCAACGGTATCCTTTTTATTATGAACAGAATATGTTCTGGGTTTACCCGGTGATGTCCTCTTTTCTTGTTAATATGATGAAAGACCTGAACGATTACAGATTGTTCTACTATGCAGAACCAGCGGTAGTATTAGCTTCAAATGGAGAAAGTTCGTTTGATGCGTATAGTGGAGTGGACCCTGTAATGGAAAATGGAAGAGCTCAGGTTGAATGTTCGGAAGGTAAACATTCCCTTATCAATCGCAGATATCACAGAGTTGCATCCTGCGAACCGATTAAAGAGATTGCTTATTCAGAAATGCAGTTTGTTTTAGCTGAGGCTGCATTAAATGGATGGAAAACTCCGTTGACAGCCAAAGAACATTACGAAAAGGGAGTAAAGGCTGCTATGACATTTACAGCAAAATATACACCACAGGCTTATACTCATGGCGTTGCAATTGATGATGCATATATTGATGCTTATCTGAAAGGAAAAGCTGCATTTAACGCAAATGAATCAAAAGAGGTGTTGATGGAAAAAATCTTTAATCAGAAATATATTGCCTCATTCTTACAGCTGGCCTGGAATTCTTATTTTGACTATCGTCGTACCGGTTTCCCGAAAATTCCAATCAATCCGGAAACAAATATGAACGAAGTGAAAACCAAAATGCCTGTGCGCTGGATGTATCCAGAATCCGAATATTCGGTTAACCGCACAAATATTGAAGAGGCAATAAAAAGACAGTATAATGGAAGTGATACTCCAAATGATGTAATGTGGTTGCTTAAATAA